A DNA window from Paenibacillus andongensis contains the following coding sequences:
- a CDS encoding PspC domain-containing protein: MNKLFRSTTDSKFTGLCGGLAEWLGVNSTIIRLIVVLAALCSFGTVMLLYFIGSILVPKMPYSHI, from the coding sequence ATGAACAAATTATTCAGATCCACTACAGACAGTAAATTTACCGGCCTATGCGGAGGACTTGCAGAATGGCTAGGAGTTAATTCAACCATTATTCGTCTAATCGTTGTTTTGGCAGCTCTTTGCAGCTTTGGAACCGTCATGCTGCTTTACTTTATCGGCAGTATCCTTGTCCCGAAGATGCCTTATAGCCACATATAA
- a CDS encoding GerAB/ArcD/ProY family transporter codes for MQNVVKENYLISGFFVFFLIHASMVGVGGFSLQHLIFEFAGNDAWISVLLMGLSLHVIIWMIFKMLGHPTKDVIDLHRLLFGKSIGNAVSLVMVGYYFILALTLFRSFIEIIQVWMFPTLRTWILAFLFICIIYYIVSGGFRVLAGYCFFGVIFSMLIPLLLYFNIQYGHVIHILPILNHSIKDLLTSPKYSGVMFMGFESLLVYFPFIKAPEKNVKWAHLGLFLSTIKYSLLMFVTLIYFSQGLLRHTYWPTLVMIKVIEFSLIARVEFIFISILLMIIIPMLCLSIWSCTRIIKRVTNLKPSLSLFFILIAFFLATLPFNDRVEIHWLGKNVVEIGFYFIYGYIPLLFILHLIRSKISQQKSKTVQPE; via the coding sequence GTGCAGAACGTGGTAAAGGAAAACTACTTGATCTCCGGTTTCTTTGTATTTTTCCTCATTCATGCTTCTATGGTCGGAGTTGGTGGCTTTAGTCTTCAACATTTAATTTTTGAATTTGCAGGCAACGATGCTTGGATCTCCGTTCTTTTAATGGGATTAAGCCTTCATGTCATCATTTGGATGATATTTAAGATGCTTGGCCATCCAACCAAAGATGTCATCGACTTACATCGCCTACTTTTTGGTAAATCCATTGGGAATGCCGTTTCTTTAGTGATGGTCGGATACTATTTTATACTGGCTCTAACGCTTTTTCGCAGCTTCATCGAAATCATACAAGTTTGGATGTTTCCAACCCTTAGAACCTGGATTCTGGCATTCCTATTCATCTGTATCATCTATTACATCGTTTCTGGAGGATTTCGAGTATTAGCCGGCTACTGTTTTTTCGGGGTTATTTTCTCGATGCTGATACCATTGTTACTGTACTTCAATATCCAATATGGACATGTTATTCATATATTGCCTATACTTAATCATTCTATAAAAGATCTGCTCACGTCTCCTAAATACTCAGGCGTCATGTTTATGGGATTCGAAAGTTTACTCGTTTATTTTCCATTTATAAAAGCCCCCGAGAAAAATGTAAAATGGGCTCATCTCGGTTTATTTTTAAGCACAATCAAGTACTCCTTACTAATGTTTGTAACCCTCATATATTTTAGTCAGGGGTTATTAAGGCATACCTACTGGCCAACCTTGGTCATGATAAAAGTGATTGAGTTTTCACTTATTGCAAGGGTTGAATTTATTTTTATATCTATTTTGCTTATGATTATTATCCCCATGCTTTGTCTCTCGATTTGGAGCTGTACAAGAATTATAAAAAGAGTTACGAATCTTAAACCTTCATTGTCACTATTCTTTATCCTTATAGCATTCTTCCTGGCCACTCTTCCATTCAACGATCGCGTTGAGATCCACTGGTTAGGAAAAAATGTTGTTGAGATTGGATTTTATTTTATTTATGGGTATATCCCGCTACTCTTTATCCTTCATCTAATTCGAAGCAAAATCTCACAGCAAAAATCAAAGACTGTACAACCTGAATAA
- a CDS encoding Ger(x)C family spore germination protein, with protein MKRYFPLLFFCFILSGCAKEQIIDRVKLIQSMGYDLQGNTFKMSATYSAYEKKAKLFLLDGKGKTLTEVLPIFTSQSDRQIAIGQLQTLVISEKIARRGISELANTVVRDPLISNRSTLVLSTDQARDILAETLKYPPIYLSNLIKQNMENGNTPSTNGHIFLDQYFGEGQDVFLPILVKDPKGVLQMDGVGVFHGDKLKLLLTNHKGLFIKLLTDDKVNIKKSTYIFNNDQNEQISFKIIYAKRKMIVQNEKALISLKLDIDLGKYPVTLKVFENNNDMLDLKKQIENNLTAEIKATLENFQKNLVDPIGIGNLHRSRQRNWNEQKFTAQIYPNIQFDVQTDVRILSLGVGH; from the coding sequence ATGAAAAGATATTTCCCCCTCCTTTTCTTTTGCTTTATTTTATCGGGATGCGCAAAAGAACAAATAATAGATCGGGTTAAGCTCATACAAAGTATGGGATATGACTTGCAAGGAAATACATTTAAGATGAGTGCCACCTATTCTGCATATGAAAAGAAAGCGAAATTGTTTTTGCTTGATGGAAAAGGTAAAACGTTAACTGAGGTACTTCCAATTTTCACTTCGCAATCGGATCGCCAGATTGCAATCGGTCAATTGCAGACATTAGTCATTAGTGAAAAAATAGCAAGAAGAGGAATTTCAGAGCTTGCCAACACCGTTGTTCGAGACCCCCTTATTAGTAATCGCTCTACACTTGTTTTATCAACTGATCAGGCTAGAGATATCTTAGCTGAAACTTTAAAATATCCACCCATCTATTTATCAAATCTGATCAAACAAAATATGGAGAACGGGAATACACCTTCCACAAATGGCCATATATTTCTTGACCAATACTTTGGAGAAGGCCAAGATGTTTTTTTGCCCATTTTGGTAAAAGACCCTAAAGGTGTTTTGCAAATGGATGGTGTAGGTGTTTTTCATGGTGATAAATTAAAGCTTTTGCTGACAAATCATAAAGGTTTATTCATTAAACTCCTTACAGACGATAAAGTCAACATCAAGAAAAGCACATATATCTTCAATAATGATCAAAACGAGCAAATTTCATTTAAAATTATTTACGCGAAACGAAAAATGATCGTACAAAATGAAAAAGCCTTAATCTCACTTAAGCTCGATATTGACCTCGGAAAATATCCAGTAACCTTAAAAGTTTTTGAAAACAACAACGATATGCTTGATTTAAAGAAACAAATCGAAAATAACTTAACAGCCGAAATTAAAGCCACGCTGGAAAATTTCCAAAAGAATCTTGTCGATCCCATTGGGATAGGCAATCTTCATAGATCTCGCCAACGGAATTGGAATGAGCAAAAATTTACTGCTCAAATTTACCCAAACATACAATTTGATGTGCAGACAGATGTTAGAATATTATCATTGGGAGTTGGACATTAG
- a CDS encoding MFS transporter, which produces MHQSKQIILTIIIACQLMVVLDSSIMVTALPEIGRTLHISTTNLTWLQNAYILAFGGFLLLGARAGDILGRRRMFSVGIALFTLASIMVGLGQSAEFLIITRALQGLAAAIATPSTLALLSVTFVEAKERTKAIAIYSAVSGAGGSIGLILGGVLTDLITWRVGMFINVPIGIALLVMVPRYLKETEKNTGRFDLMGALTSVIGITALVFGFVQAAAHGWGNRETLISLLLGAALLVTFVFIEARAKQPITPLRLFSSRQRSGAYLGRFLFLCGNFSLFFFIPQFLQNILGFSSFEAGLAFLPFTVVQFGMMYLMPWLITRFGNLKVLITGLIIAMIGTGWLSQISVDSQFFPQIFVPFIIMGMGAGMIFQPLTSFGLSGVDSGDSGAASGLINVAQQTGCSMGLAILITVFETVNRSASPIKQQFAHAISVSIMGSVIFITAALVVVLLWFLPARRTVKEPARRAA; this is translated from the coding sequence ATGCATCAGTCCAAACAAATTATTTTAACCATTATCATTGCATGTCAACTAATGGTTGTACTCGATTCATCCATCATGGTAACGGCGTTGCCAGAAATTGGTCGTACACTTCATATATCGACAACCAATTTGACATGGCTGCAGAATGCCTATATTTTGGCTTTTGGGGGTTTCTTGCTGCTAGGTGCCCGGGCGGGGGATATCTTGGGGAGAAGGAGAATGTTTAGTGTTGGTATTGCGTTATTTACGCTTGCCTCTATCATGGTTGGTTTGGGACAATCAGCGGAATTTCTGATTATTACTCGTGCCTTGCAGGGCCTTGCGGCAGCAATAGCAACTCCATCTACGCTCGCATTATTGTCGGTGACTTTTGTAGAAGCCAAAGAGCGTACAAAAGCGATCGCCATTTACAGTGCAGTATCTGGAGCAGGCGGCAGTATTGGTCTCATCCTTGGTGGCGTACTGACGGATTTAATTACTTGGCGTGTAGGGATGTTTATCAACGTACCCATTGGTATTGCCTTGCTCGTTATGGTGCCGCGATATTTAAAGGAAACGGAGAAAAACACGGGGCGCTTTGATCTAATGGGGGCGTTGACATCCGTTATCGGAATAACGGCACTGGTATTCGGTTTTGTACAGGCGGCAGCTCATGGATGGGGGAATAGAGAGACATTGATTTCACTTCTGTTGGGTGCTGCATTGTTAGTGACATTCGTGTTTATCGAAGCTCGTGCGAAGCAACCCATTACACCGCTCCGTTTGTTTTCAAGCCGTCAGCGGTCGGGGGCATATCTCGGAAGGTTTCTGTTTTTGTGCGGCAATTTTTCATTGTTTTTCTTTATCCCGCAATTTTTACAAAATATACTTGGATTTAGCTCTTTTGAAGCAGGGCTTGCGTTTCTGCCTTTCACGGTTGTGCAGTTCGGGATGATGTATCTCATGCCTTGGTTGATAACCCGGTTTGGAAATTTAAAGGTGCTCATTACCGGCCTGATCATTGCAATGATAGGAACGGGTTGGTTGAGCCAAATCTCAGTAGATTCTCAGTTCTTTCCGCAAATCTTCGTTCCGTTTATCATTATGGGGATGGGCGCAGGGATGATATTTCAACCGTTAACGTCTTTTGGTTTATCTGGCGTAGATTCAGGAGATTCGGGTGCCGCGTCAGGTCTTATCAATGTCGCACAACAAACGGGTTGTTCGATGGGCTTGGCTATTCTTATTACCGTTTTTGAGACAGTAAACCGATCGGCGTCACCAATAAAACAACAATTTGCACACGCCATTTCAGTATCAATCATGGGTTCAGTCATATTTATAACAGCGGCTCTCGTTGTTGTGCTCCTCTGGTTTCTGCCGGCACGCAGAACTGTTAAAGAACCAGCTCGAAGAGCTGCTTAA
- a CDS encoding MFS transporter yields MTFKIENISGPAKDQGVMKEGVVTLLLGITIVLVIMNTMMFNLALPTVSKDFHLSASSTSWIVTGYSIVFAMASITYSRISDFIPIRRLFIIGILFLSLAAIAGLFTHNFIMLLIVRILQASGAGSIPALSLNLISRYVPIERRGKAMALIMSSVSLGLGLGPVVGGAIVEYLGWHILFVVTAITLLLVPFFVVLIPKEEPRKGSFDALGALFIGIGTTGLLLFLTNHSWITLMVGLIALALFIVRIRSVKEPFVLPSLFLNRSFLILGAVGIAAYLCSFATLFLMPQILVKQYGLSAIQAGLVIFPGSILAMFVSRRVGRFIDTRGNNSIIRILPLFLLVSVILFALFEGTSFISIMLIYMLMSVSFTIINSSVSNEMSRILLPSQIGSGLGLFQLLQFFSGAFGIAMTASALVWQKNLPLASAFSNIYWGLAVVVVLSIGCSFGYLRLTLRKPQRA; encoded by the coding sequence GTGACGTTTAAGATAGAGAACATTTCTGGCCCTGCAAAAGATCAGGGTGTTATGAAAGAAGGTGTGGTTACCCTTCTACTCGGTATAACGATCGTACTCGTCATCATGAACACGATGATGTTTAATTTGGCTTTACCTACTGTTTCAAAAGACTTTCATCTGTCTGCTTCATCTACTTCATGGATTGTGACGGGATATTCCATTGTTTTCGCAATGGCATCCATTACGTATAGCCGAATATCCGATTTCATTCCAATCCGAAGGCTCTTTATTATAGGCATATTGTTTCTCAGCCTTGCGGCAATCGCCGGATTGTTCACTCACAATTTTATCATGCTGCTAATCGTCCGAATTCTGCAAGCATCTGGCGCAGGTTCAATCCCTGCCTTGTCCCTAAACTTGATTTCCCGGTATGTTCCGATTGAGCGACGGGGTAAGGCAATGGCTCTGATCATGTCTTCCGTATCGCTCGGTCTTGGTTTAGGTCCGGTCGTCGGTGGAGCCATTGTTGAATATCTGGGCTGGCATATTTTGTTCGTCGTGACTGCCATTACATTGCTGTTAGTGCCTTTTTTTGTTGTTCTCATACCTAAGGAGGAGCCGCGTAAAGGGTCTTTTGACGCCCTAGGCGCACTATTTATTGGCATTGGAACGACAGGACTTCTTCTTTTCTTAACCAACCACTCATGGATCACGCTGATGGTTGGGCTTATAGCATTAGCTTTATTTATCGTTCGCATTCGATCGGTTAAGGAGCCTTTCGTACTCCCATCACTATTCCTAAATCGGTCTTTTCTCATACTAGGAGCAGTCGGAATCGCAGCGTATCTCTGCAGCTTTGCAACACTATTCCTAATGCCACAAATCCTAGTTAAACAGTATGGCCTAAGCGCTATTCAAGCGGGACTTGTGATTTTCCCAGGTTCGATATTGGCTATGTTCGTTTCCAGGCGGGTCGGACGTTTCATTGATACGCGCGGGAACAACTCTATTATCAGGATTCTTCCGTTGTTTCTTCTCGTTTCTGTTATTTTGTTCGCCTTGTTCGAAGGAACTTCTTTTATTTCGATCATGTTGATTTACATGTTAATGAGTGTAAGTTTCACTATCATAAATAGCAGTGTATCCAATGAAATGTCTAGAATCCTACTGCCTTCACAGATTGGATCTGGTCTCGGTCTGTTTCAGCTTCTCCAATTTTTTAGCGGCGCTTTTGGAATTGCTATGACAGCTAGTGCCCTTGTTTGGCAGAAGAACCTTCCGCTAGCAAGTGCTTTTAGCAACATCTATTGGGGATTGGCAGTTGTTGTAGTGTTATCCATCGGTTGCTCATTCGGTTACCTCCGATTGACATTAAGAAAACCACAGAGGGCATGA
- a CDS encoding TetR/AcrR family transcriptional regulator, producing MKIIFENEQDTTKYKLLKKLISSVMVEGFQHLRMDDIAKYMAVSRATMYKHFSSKEEVIEGVVQIFIDYLEKLEDRTKEDDEKWFGLWFQKLFEQSVTLVGKISDVFLKDLQAMYPDLYDILKGALNKREKMTSEFYQEGKNKGIFNPINEKFILLQDDILLREIIDVKYLLYNQMSIQQVLNDYYQFKKIQLFKAEKLSIVDDSNIEPIIDHLVEKFNRTL from the coding sequence ATGAAAATTATTTTTGAGAATGAACAAGATACCACGAAATATAAATTACTAAAAAAATTAATCTCATCAGTCATGGTGGAAGGTTTTCAACATTTGCGGATGGACGACATTGCCAAATATATGGCCGTAAGCAGAGCCACCATGTACAAACACTTTTCTTCAAAAGAAGAAGTTATCGAGGGTGTAGTACAAATTTTTATAGATTATTTGGAAAAGTTGGAAGATCGAACGAAGGAAGATGACGAAAAATGGTTCGGCCTCTGGTTCCAAAAATTGTTTGAACAATCGGTGACACTTGTCGGGAAGATTTCAGACGTATTTTTAAAGGATCTTCAAGCCATGTATCCAGATTTATATGATATTCTAAAAGGTGCTTTGAATAAGCGTGAAAAGATGACCTCCGAATTTTACCAGGAAGGAAAAAACAAAGGCATTTTTAATCCAATCAACGAGAAATTCATTTTGCTTCAAGACGATATTTTGCTCCGAGAGATTATTGATGTTAAGTATTTACTTTATAACCAAATGTCGATTCAACAAGTTCTCAATGATTATTATCAGTTCAAAAAAATACAGTTATTCAAAGCGGAAAAACTTTCAATCGTCGACGATTCAAACATAGAACCAATTATTGATCATCTTGTTGAAAAGTTTAACCGGACGTTGTAA
- a CDS encoding spore germination protein: MKDTFKSNDFVQTVHTIHAKRIHFTYCKAIVDQELIQNELLHRIQISEAEINHLLVLKNVIPLENIKLSSNVDEISQSLTKGFIYIQLEPDLNEGLLVHVADLRRGYRLNNEADNEYSVIGPKVGFVEDIDTNLNLLRKELISENLRFEEYIVGSLSQSRVTIVYLDGVCNPQHVNTVRQRIEDAGVDVLFDSSILDQIITDNAKSPFPLFMSSERVDRAKYSILSGQVAIFSSGSPYFIAGPTTVFDFFVSPEDYYLPWVLASFFRCIRYLGVAFSILATPFYVAVLTFHYSVIPQSLLGPIIESRANVPFAPFLEVLQLELTVELLREAGVRLPTKVGQTLGIVGGIVLGQAAVQASLTSNILIIIVSLSALSSFTTPIFKMANTIRFLRFPLIGLAAAWGSLGIIIGLTLLLGHLLRLKSLGTPYIVPLFPFRFHEFKDSFIRSSLSLTFNRPRYFRPLSLKRYKVSKSKDIPDDYNNE; this comes from the coding sequence TTGAAAGATACCTTTAAATCGAATGATTTTGTGCAAACAGTGCATACTATCCACGCTAAACGGATTCATTTTACATATTGCAAAGCCATTGTAGACCAGGAACTTATTCAGAATGAATTATTGCACCGGATTCAAATCTCAGAAGCAGAAATTAATCATCTTCTTGTGTTAAAAAATGTGATTCCGCTGGAGAATATCAAGTTATCATCAAATGTGGACGAAATTTCACAGAGTTTGACGAAAGGCTTCATTTATATTCAGCTGGAACCTGATTTAAATGAAGGGCTATTAGTCCATGTTGCTGATCTAAGACGCGGGTATCGGCTTAACAATGAAGCGGATAACGAATACAGTGTCATTGGTCCGAAAGTCGGCTTCGTCGAAGATATCGATACCAACCTAAATTTACTTCGAAAAGAGCTTATTTCTGAGAATTTACGTTTTGAGGAGTACATAGTAGGTTCACTTTCCCAATCAAGAGTAACGATTGTTTATTTGGACGGTGTTTGTAACCCCCAGCATGTAAATACAGTAAGACAAAGAATTGAAGATGCAGGTGTTGATGTGTTATTTGATAGTTCTATTCTTGACCAAATCATAACGGATAACGCAAAATCACCATTCCCTTTATTTATGTCTTCAGAACGCGTAGACAGGGCAAAATATAGTATATTGAGCGGCCAAGTGGCCATATTTAGCAGCGGGTCTCCTTATTTCATAGCCGGACCTACCACCGTGTTTGATTTTTTCGTCTCACCCGAAGATTATTATCTGCCATGGGTTTTGGCTTCTTTCTTTCGATGCATAAGGTATTTAGGGGTTGCCTTCTCTATTCTTGCAACTCCCTTCTATGTTGCCGTGTTAACTTTTCATTATTCCGTCATACCGCAATCTCTTCTAGGCCCGATTATCGAATCTAGAGCGAACGTCCCCTTTGCGCCGTTTCTTGAAGTATTGCAATTAGAATTAACCGTGGAACTACTACGTGAAGCTGGCGTCAGATTGCCAACCAAAGTCGGACAAACATTAGGGATTGTAGGCGGTATCGTACTGGGGCAAGCAGCCGTGCAAGCCTCTCTCACGAGTAATATATTAATTATCATTGTTTCTCTTTCTGCACTTTCCTCATTTACTACACCCATCTTTAAAATGGCTAATACTATACGTTTTCTAAGGTTTCCATTGATAGGCTTAGCGGCAGCATGGGGTAGTTTAGGCATAATAATTGGGCTCACGCTTCTATTAGGCCATTTATTGAGATTGAAATCGTTGGGTACTCCCTACATAGTTCCTTTGTTCCCATTTCGTTTCCATGAATTCAAAGATAGTTTTATTCGCTCCTCGCTCAGTCTTACTTTTAATCGACCTCGTTACTTTCGCCCGCTCTCGTTGAAAAGATATAAGGTAAGCAAATCGAAGGATATTCCTGACGATTACAATAACGAATAA
- the hutP gene encoding hut operon transcriptional regulator HutP, which yields MTSPEKTSFPIGKLSMLLAVLKDHSWNDAVENELKEKGYRYVVGKVGAMDLNKVIAAIETTAKNNHIINKDIYHEVHALYHAIIEALQGVGRGMVQFGDILRTVGLTFSIVRGKLGESSEQGGEWIAVSIYGTIGAPKKGFEHEAFGYGFNHI from the coding sequence ATGACGAGTCCAGAAAAGACATCTTTTCCGATTGGTAAATTGTCGATGTTATTAGCAGTTTTGAAGGATCACTCATGGAATGATGCCGTTGAAAATGAGTTGAAAGAAAAAGGCTATCGTTACGTTGTAGGTAAGGTTGGAGCAATGGATTTAAACAAAGTTATCGCAGCCATAGAAACGACGGCTAAAAACAATCATATTATTAACAAAGATATTTATCACGAAGTCCACGCTTTATACCATGCTATCATTGAAGCTCTTCAGGGAGTTGGCAGAGGTATGGTACAGTTCGGTGATATTTTACGGACCGTAGGGCTGACATTTTCCATTGTTCGCGGGAAGTTAGGAGAATCTTCTGAGCAAGGCGGAGAGTGGATCGCTGTATCCATTTATGGAACCATTGGTGCTCCGAAAAAGGGTTTTGAGCATGAAGCCTTTGGCTACGGATTTAATCATATTTAG
- a CDS encoding TetR/AcrR family transcriptional regulator has translation MPRPKEFDQELALDKAMELFWRQGYERTSIQDLVEQTGVHRGSLYDTFGDKNQFFLTCLDRFRQVSNHRIFSILEEPGSPKEVLSHFFDRVIDSALGNGTQRRGCFIANTAMERAATEPGIASRVEAYNLDMESRFYHFLLKAQKDGKMKLHHTLRELSRFLVNTRNGLYVMGKTASDRQSLQDAVNVALSIL, from the coding sequence ATGCCCAGACCGAAAGAATTTGATCAGGAACTCGCATTAGATAAAGCCATGGAGCTATTCTGGCGGCAAGGCTACGAAAGAACTTCTATTCAAGACCTCGTGGAACAGACAGGTGTCCACCGCGGGAGCCTGTACGATACGTTCGGAGACAAAAATCAATTTTTCTTGACCTGCCTGGATCGGTTCCGTCAAGTTTCCAACCATAGAATCTTTTCCATCTTAGAGGAACCCGGTTCTCCCAAAGAGGTGCTTTCCCATTTCTTTGATAGGGTGATCGACAGTGCTTTGGGTAACGGAACCCAGCGAAGGGGATGTTTTATAGCAAATACGGCCATGGAGCGGGCAGCAACCGAACCCGGCATCGCAAGTAGGGTTGAAGCTTATAACCTCGATATGGAATCCCGATTTTATCATTTTCTGCTGAAAGCGCAAAAAGACGGAAAAATGAAGCTCCACCATACACTACGCGAGCTTTCACGGTTTTTGGTTAATACGCGCAACGGCCTTTATGTCATGGGCAAAACTGCTTCCGATCGGCAATCTCTGCAGGATGCAGTGAATGTAGCCTTATCTATTTTGTAA
- the hutH gene encoding histidine ammonia-lyase → MLVGSGVTLTLKDIIEVSRNKAKVALNHTSIEKINRSRSYVEKLLREKKTVYGLTTGFGKFSDTYISNEDTKELQANLIRSHACGIGLALPDEVVRAIMLLRIKSLSLGYSGIRLEVVQTMIDMLNKDVVPVVPEKGSLGASGDLAPLSHVALVIFGEGEAVYEGRRMDGGMAMKLAGIQTIPLEAKEGLALINGTQVMTAVGAIACYDALNLAKWADATGALSCEALRGIRDAFDAQTHEIRPHKGQLQVAENIRRLTMGSQLMTNQGELRVQDAYSLRCIPQVHGASRDALSYVVEKIEVEINSVTDNPLIFEEQERVISGGNFHGQPIALAMDFLSICISELANISERRIERLVNPQLNGDLPPFLTKHGGLQSGFMIAQYAAASVVSENKSLAHPASVDSIPSSGNQEDHVSMGTIGARKAKQIVENAYSVIAIELLCASQAIDYRNPEHLGKGTKWIYAKCREQVPFLEKDRVLSYDIKKVTSMLQETDLAAELAAITTIL, encoded by the coding sequence ATCTTAGTAGGCAGCGGAGTAACATTAACATTAAAAGATATCATTGAAGTTTCTCGAAACAAGGCTAAGGTGGCTTTGAATCATACAAGTATAGAAAAAATTAATCGCAGCAGAAGTTATGTGGAAAAGCTCCTCCGAGAGAAAAAAACGGTTTATGGACTTACTACAGGATTCGGTAAATTCAGTGATACTTATATTTCAAATGAAGATACCAAAGAACTCCAGGCAAATCTCATTCGCAGTCATGCTTGCGGAATAGGTCTTGCATTGCCAGATGAAGTCGTTAGGGCGATTATGCTGCTTCGAATCAAATCGCTTTCGTTAGGTTACTCAGGTATCCGGCTTGAGGTTGTCCAAACCATGATCGATATGCTGAACAAGGATGTCGTTCCGGTCGTTCCAGAGAAAGGCTCGCTTGGCGCCAGCGGCGATTTGGCTCCTTTGTCTCATGTGGCGTTAGTCATATTTGGAGAAGGAGAGGCTGTCTATGAAGGTCGGCGTATGGATGGCGGAATGGCTATGAAATTGGCGGGCATACAAACGATCCCCTTAGAAGCTAAAGAAGGATTGGCGTTAATTAATGGCACCCAAGTCATGACCGCGGTAGGGGCAATAGCGTGTTATGACGCTTTGAATTTGGCGAAATGGGCGGATGCGACAGGAGCATTAAGCTGCGAGGCCTTAAGGGGGATTAGAGACGCTTTCGATGCGCAAACGCATGAAATTAGACCGCACAAAGGCCAACTGCAGGTTGCTGAAAATATAAGAAGACTGACGATGGGAAGCCAATTGATGACAAATCAAGGGGAATTAAGGGTGCAGGATGCCTACTCTCTTCGCTGCATCCCACAGGTGCATGGAGCGAGTCGTGATGCTCTTTCGTATGTCGTGGAAAAAATCGAGGTGGAGATTAATTCCGTTACGGATAATCCACTCATCTTCGAGGAGCAAGAGAGGGTGATCTCTGGCGGCAATTTTCATGGACAGCCGATCGCCTTGGCCATGGACTTTTTATCCATCTGTATATCAGAATTGGCCAATATATCCGAAAGAAGGATCGAGCGCTTAGTAAATCCGCAGTTAAATGGTGATTTGCCGCCCTTTTTGACGAAACATGGCGGTCTTCAATCTGGGTTTATGATTGCGCAATATGCCGCTGCTTCAGTGGTGTCCGAAAATAAATCTTTAGCTCATCCAGCAAGTGTCGATTCCATTCCATCTTCAGGCAATCAAGAGGATCACGTAAGCATGGGGACGATTGGAGCCCGAAAAGCGAAGCAAATTGTGGAAAATGCGTATTCCGTTATCGCCATTGAACTATTATGTGCTTCTCAAGCTATCGACTATCGCAATCCCGAGCATCTAGGCAAAGGGACTAAGTGGATTTATGCCAAATGTCGTGAACAGGTACCATTTTTGGAGAAAGATAGAGTCCTGTCTTACGACATCAAGAAAGTAACTTCTATGCTACAAGAGACAGATCTTGCGGCTGAATTGGCAGCAATTACAACGATTCTATAA